TCCTGCGATCTAAAGAGGAAACCCTATAATTTCCCATACGATCTTAGGTTCTATGTATAAGATCTAAGAAAGAACATTCGGGTTCATGTATGGCCTCCGGGTTCCAAATACGATCTAGGGATCTAAGGAAGAACTTCCAGGTTCCCATATAGCCTCCGGGTTGCAAGCATGATCCCATGATCTAAAGAATAGCCTTCGGGTTCCAAAATTATCCCATAATCTAGAACCTACGGGTTCCAGACACGATCTCGGGATCCAAAGGGAAAACCTCTGGGTTCCCACATGACCTCAGGGTCCAAATACAATCTCAGGAACCTTCTGGTTCCCACGTGACCTCTGGGTCCCAAACATGATATCAGGATCCAAAGGCAACCCTCCCAAACGACCTTCGGGTCCTTATGTGACGTCTGGGTTACAAAAGCAATCTCCGGGCTCCCAGAGTCCATATTCTAGAAAGCACCTTCGGGTTCAGAACCTATCTTGCAGGTTCCAGCTATATTCTCCGGGTTCGGGGCCATCCCAAAAAATTCTGGAGAAGTCTCCTAGTTCTAAGACAACACTCTGGTTCGACCCAGAATCTTGTCACCTCAACCAAGAAGAAGACGGGGAGCATCCTCTCGAAGATTCGAGTTACTACCGTTAGAGCATGCAAAACAATATAGTATGGGAAGTGGGGTCGAAGCTGGTGAATACGCCAGTGAGATGCAATAGATTGTAAGGTATTTAGGATTGAGTACATGAATATGCAAGAAGGCTCTCCCCGCTGCGTTATCAATATCTCATTCCGCCCAATTGGGCAAGTTAAGTTTGTCACCAAGGTCAATAAGTTAATTTTCTCGATTTATCGTTTGTAGATTCTGATCTTTTTCAGAAAATGCCGACTGTTTAATTTGATTCAGCAGGAGAGATGCATTATATTGGTACATATCTTGGTATGCAATCAAAAGGTTAATACTTAGTTGCATAAATTATGGCAAAAAGTACTACTACGACAGTAAAACAAAGGTATATAAATGTAAAGAGAAGGCAACATTTTACAGGTGTTAGTTTAAAAAAAAAACATTTTTCTGGTGTTCTGTTAAGACTACTTGAATCTTCAAAATTTTTGGATCAGGTGAGCAACTGGCAGATTCCAGCCGTCGTGAAAGATTTGGTGAAGAAAACGGAGGAAACGTCTATGGAGAATTTAGCTTCTGTTCCGAGTGCTGCTCATCGTAGACTCACTTCAACTAAAGGGAATACCAATCAGTAAATCAGTTTTAAATAAGCTTTTCCCACAGCATAAAATGCCGCTAAGCAAGTTGTTCCAACATCATCAAAAAAGCCAAAAGAACATGAAAGTGTCATTTTTGAAATTAATACAAAATCTATTTACTAAAGTACATTGGTAGCAAAATATTCTCGGACTACATTTAACTTACAATATCACTCACTATATTTCTCAAGCCAAACTTGATTACCATGATGCAGGAGGCTCCTCAAAATACAAATGATAGTGAACAGGATGCATAATAAGCAGTACGTTGATATCTCAATGATACGTAAAAAAAACACAAGTCTGAATTTGATATTCCTTGCATATTTATATTCTCTATGGTAATATTGGCAATCCATTAACTAAATAAATATGTTGTCCACGCAATATTGTCAAGCTATAAACTAAACAAAAATAATATATAAACTAAACAAAAATGACCCTAAAACTCTCAAAACCAGAGAAATTCTGCTAAGCCGTGACAGTAAACGTGACAGTGAAGAAGATGAGAAATAGAGAGAGAGAGAGTGGACAAACAAAACCCTAGATCAAGAGATCGGAGAAGACAATAGTTCGAAGGATTTATAATTTTTAAAATAAAAATTTATTCCTCTGTGCGTACGGTTTATTAACAAATATCAGATAAGTGGCAGTTTCGTAGAATATAAAACAATTAATTCCTCCATCTTTTTAAGGAAACAACTATCCATTTGACTTATTATATGTAAACAACTATTAATTTTAAGACATTGGTTTCAGATTTGGAGTTAATTAATAATTATTTTAAGAGATAGTAATACATAATAGATTAAAAAATGTTTCTACGGAAATAAGACCACAATAAAAAATTAATAGATAATAAAAATAATCAAAAATAATTCTTTGGAAAAAAATAATAAAATACAGAAGAAAAAAATATAAAAACAAAAATGAATAATTTTTCTATATAAAAGAGATATGTTAAGTTATTCTAATTAAATAAATGTAAAATGTATTTTAAATATTTATGTCAAGGATTCTAAAGAAACTATAAACATAAATCCACAACTGTGTAAAAATAAAATATATAGTTATATAGTTGAATAAGAGACAAACAATATAAAATAAAGTAAGAGAATAAATAAAACTAGATAACTTCAAATTAAACAAATAAATCAACAATTCTACACCATCAAAATAAAAACAGAATAAAACTTCAAATACACAATCTTCTTAATTATAAGGAAAAATTTTGTTAATTGTAATGATAATAAAACAGAATAAAAAATAACAAACAATAAAATAATGATTCATACTCTTATAGAAAAAAAACATTTGAAAATAAAAAAAATATTAAACAAAAATAAAAAATATTTATTCTAACTGTTTAAATTATCATCCCGTCCGTAAGGCGGGCCGGCCCTAGTATGATATATAGAAAAAGAGGTTAAAGTCATGATGCTAAAGTAAAGAAATTTGATGTTTTATCTAGCAATATATTTGATATTTAGATGACTATCAACAATACATATTGATTGGTGTTGTGTAACATTTATATTTTGATTTTTTATTTTATTTTATTTTTAATGTGTCTTAAACAATATAGAGAGTTCACAGTTTTATATGTTTCAATTAAGTCCAATCAATATTATTTTGAAAAAAGTAAAAGTGATTATTTACTAAAAATTTAAAAACTAATATACTATTAAAAACACCAGATTGCTGAAATAGAAATACTAATCAAAATTTATGTAAGGAAACAAATTATTATTACAAAAGTAAGTCACCAATATATACTGAAAAAATCAAGATCTAATGTGAAAAAAGATTTTCATTCTTTTTATGTGTTCATGAAATTAAAACCTCAAATAAAACCCGGACAACACACGGGTCCACATCTAGTTTAATATACTTTAAAAATAAAAGTAACTTTCTTTCTTTTTTTTTTGTCAAAAAGTAACTTTCTTAATAAGTGATTTATACTAAGGGACAGAGGGGAGTATAATTTAATTCAAGATTTATCATTACACAGAAATAAATGTATATTATTATCTCACGCAAGACAATATACAATAGGATTGTGTTCAAAAAACAAAAAGACAATATACAATAGGATAGATGTACTATTGGATGTTGCATAGTTCTAGTAAGAAAAAAAGCCATTAAAGAATGTTTTGGACCTCGTTCGAAACTACGTCGAATGGTAATCCCGGACCTAACGAATTACCGAAAAATCAAGGATTAATCGGACATAGTTTTAAATACGATTTAATATATTTATAATATGTTTAGGTAACAAACATGACAGTAAAAATTTTAATACATGGTTATATATACAAATATATGTGACAAGTGAATGTCGAAGCATCATAGTCTAGTGGTTGGGTGCGCATATGTTAATCTATCAGGTATAGGGTTCTATATTTCTGCAACGTATCCTTTTCATACTTTTAATCAGTGCGACTTAGAAAAAACACATTAAATTGTCCGACATTGGTTAATAACTAAGATGAGAAGTCTTGAAGTGCCTTATAAATACAGGCACCAAATCACATTAACTCTCGAACAAATGGTTTTTTTTTGTCTTAGGGCCCAAAATTTGTTAAAGAAGTTTAATTATTATGTGGTTTTAATTGGTTTTAATCCGATTTTAAGCGCCTAGTCGGTTTTTTGCCAATTAAATGGTTTACCGATCAATTGAAATGACTTGGCTAAAATTGCAGCGGCTAATTCCCACCAAGCACCTAGTCAGACGCCTAGTTGGGTAGGCGTCCGCGTTTTCGAACAGATATTTTGGATCGTAACTAATAACAATGGGATTTTTTTATAAATAACACATGAAACTTTTATAAAATAATTCTGTTTAAATAGATTAGATTTTTTATTTATATTAAGATTTCGAAAATATTTGAGTAAATATCATCATTTTCATATGCTCAAAATAAACTAAATCAACATGAACCAAGTTCAAATTAACTCGAAAACAGTTGGGCTAGAAAGCTTCATGTACAACCAGTGATCGTCCCATTAACGACTTTGAACTTAATAGTCCCACTAATGACCTTGAGCTCGAAGCTAGTGTCCCATACGTATGTGAAAACGAAGGTTCCAAGTATATCTTTTTTGAGAAGACACACATCGCCAGTTTTTGTCAACGTATCAACGGGTACAACCGATTCGAAACCAGTGCACGACAACTTTAGGTTAGTGAGTGGGCATCTACATGGGTTCATCAATGTCACTTTCCACACTGGTTTGTTCTTAACCATTCCGGACTTGGATTGTTGCAGAGTAACGCTATCAAGTCCACAAAATCCTGACACTTCCAACAAAATATTATTTAAAAACAAAAAAGTTTTATATTAAATGGTTTAAATAAATAATAAAAATGTTCTAAATAATTGTCTACGTACGTGTTCACTAATTAGATTTTTTTTTTCTTTTCAGAAAAGGTTTAACTAATTAGATTTGGTATATGACCAACGCATGTAAGTGTGAACCGCCTAATTTGTGATAGTGTCACTATATATCAACATGGGTTCAAATCCAGCAGAATTTATGTTACAAATGTTTTTTTTTATTTGGTGATATATACATATGGAACATCGACTTATGGTGATCAAAGAATACATTGTATAACAGTTATAATATTTTTTTTTACTTTGTATACAAAATATAGATACCTTGGACGACGAAGGTGATGATGGCGAAGATGATTAGGTGGCAAAGAAATTTGCAAGCCATATTTGGGTTGGGTCTTTGGAATTTTTATCAAACAAAGTTAGGAAATTGTAGCAAGTATGAACTGAGTATGTAGAATGTTGAGATGTGTTACTGAGTATTTATAGTGAGGGATTGGGTTTGTCTTATAGAGTAAAATATCGTTTTGCTATTAAGATGTTGACCAAAATTAAGGGGGTGTGATTGGATTCTATATTTATGTATAGTCTTAAAGATTTGTATTTTGTTATAATTCTAGTGTTATTCCATTAGGACTTTTCAAAAACTATTTAAAACTATAGTGTTATTAGTTTATGTATTTATGGTTAACAGTTTTTGAAAATCTGGTTATTGGATTTATCATTTTACAAAATCAATAAAATTGTGTTATTCAAACAAAAAAACATAGTTTCTTTATGAATATTTTGAAATCTGTTGTTATTGGTTTACTGATTTTACATGCTATCTTATACAATAAAGTTGGTTTAAGTTTCTCTTCTTGTGTCTACGTCATCAGGGAGGTAGGGGCATTTTGCGACACGTCAGCATCCTCTCTTCTAGATTTCGGGCTTCGTTGCGGTTTGTTATTTTGTGGGCTTTGTTACGGTTTGTTTTTGTTTATTTTGATGGGCTTCGTATTATTTTGGCCCACCAGCTAATCTCCTCCTTCGACGCCGCAGGTAGCTGAACACTAATTTCACCGTCTTCTTCGTAAGACACCACCAAGTAAACGATTCATGATTTATGCTGAAGCCATAAACTCAGCCTTTAATTTCAGTAATTTCTCTCCTACTAACTTCTTATTTCACTAGAACCTTCGATCTCTTCGGATTCTTCAAGATTTGGATCCTATAAATGCGTTAAATCTCATTTATGGACTATCCTTCGGCTTCGTCGATTGGGCTTGGATAAGAGAAACCCTGAGATAGCCGAGACACCACCACAATGGAGAGCGGCAAAATTGTCGGAATCTGAGATTACGACGTTGAGACGAAGCGAGAGAAGCCGTGGTCGTTGCTCTCTCAACTACTCGCCGATCCGATTCTCGCTGACGTTCCGAGGAGCCCAACACTGTCGGATGTCATCACTCTCGTCAGCCTTGAAAAAGGAAGCGCTATGCCACTCTCCATCGTCAAACTCGACGGCTCCTCCTTAGATAGTGTACTTTTATATTGGCATTTTGTCGAACATCTGGTGTGCATTGTAGATTTACATTTGCTTTTCTTCTTTTGGCAGATGTGGCGGTTATGAATTCAGCTACGTTGAAGGATCCGAAGATTTTTGATCAAGAAGAGAGTGAATGAGATGGAGCAAGCAAACATGGGTCATCGCCACATTTCTTGGTAAAGCTCTCACCTTTTTTATCTTTTCGGAAAAGAGAAGCCTTTGTTATTACAAGAGTTTTGTTTGTCGGAGTCCGGAACAAGTCTCAGGTTCATCCATGTATTTTCAATAAGTGTTAATCTAGCTCTGTTGTTGTACTATGTTCAATGTACTTGTCTTTAACTTTGTTTTGATTGGCCATCATGAATACAGATCGCATCTGTTCCATATGTGATGAATAAGGGTCCGGGAAGACACTCGAAGAGGAAGAAGCATCATCTCTTTCGCTCACTCAACAAGATTTGTTAGATAGTAGTGGTAGGTTGTGGACCAAACATAGTTATGTCATTCAACACTTTAGCTAAAATTTGAGGTCACTAGATACATTTTAAAAGCGCTATGATTTTTAATTTGTTTTTTCTTAGAAGTTAGGTCTGATATGTTTTTGAAACTATGTCAAGCTTCCCAGTGATTAAAGTTTTAGTAATCTGTAACGGTGAGAAAATGGGGCTCCCTCTTGGGTTACTTACCATGGAGGTTTTAGAGGAACCATTGCTGTAGATTCTTGGCAACTTCTGAGGGTTTCTTCACTGGTTCTTTTTTTTTTACTTTTTCTTTGAGATTCTGAACTACACTTCTGTCTTTTCCATTTTATTATTATTATAGTTACTTTGATCACTCTGTAATTATTATAGTTACTTTGATCACTCTGTAATGAAGGCCCTAAGAGCAGTGTCGTCAACCATGGTGTGTGTGATGCTAATAGTGTTGTGGAAGGTGAAAGAGGTGAGGCCACTGAACCAAGTAACAGCTCTGATGATAGGAGGAACACGAGCGAGGTTGCACCACAGAAGGAAGTTGTGTCCTTTGGAAAAAGGCACATAATGACTAATAATTACAGGTCTGTTGCATTAGGTTTTAAATATATTTCTCAAATACAATGAAGTTAGAATACTTCAAATATTTTGCATATTTGGTTTTGGTTGCTTTAATTATCATGATTATGCATCCCCTCTCACTTTTTTAATACAGTTAATGTGAAACTTCTCCTTCCACCACCGTATCCATACCATTACTAAGGTTATTTTTTTTCATTTCCTGTATTTTTACAGAATTATCACACACCCATCACAAAAAGTATAACCAGACGTTGCTTATGGTTTCATTCCATATGCATAATAATTGCAGTTAAGAGAAAGAGGTCAAGAGATTCATCACGAGTGTCGAATTTATAATTTTTAATTATAGGTTTAACTAAAATCATGTTAACAATTTTTCTAAGTAATAATCAAGCTATGAAATTTTTTTGGGGTCAAACTGATGAAAAGATTAATATTTATATCAAACCAAATTGCATGCTATATAAATTTAGCTAGACCAGATATATTTAATTAGAAATAAACCAAGTAGAAAATTGGTTTATAGAGGGTGCACTCAACAAGATTGCATGCGTATAATTAATTTCTAACTCATACCCTCATCTCATAATTTAAATAAAATAATTTTTAAAAAAATTATATAATAAAACACACAACAGACAGTTCTAACATTTGAACTGTATTAGGCAGAAAATACTTCATAAAGAGAGTTTTAAATTTTTATATTGTAAAGTAGAATAGAATATATATATTATTGTGTTGTATTTGATAAGAGAATAAAATATGTGTATATATAGTAGTAACATTAACATAATGTTAACACTAGATAATGCTAACTTTCCTAAATACTTAATGTAAATATGCTAGAATATCTTGAGATTAACTTAATCTTCAAGTTTTTCTTTTTTAGTTTTGAGGATCTTCATGGGTTTCATGGGCTTCACAGTCTTGGTCCGTAAGATACATATCTTCCGGCCCAATATATCTCTAATACTCCCCCGCACGACAAACGTGGGATGCACACAAATCTTCGATCACAAAGCAGACCACGTATGTCGTGGATACTATGTCGGGGAAAAAAATCAGTAGGTTCCTCCGGGAATAAACTTTAACTTTAGACAAGGAGGGATGAAAACTTCAGCTCTTCTTTGGTTTTGATAATGGGAATACATCCCGTGGGCACAACTGCAGCTCCAAAAAACAATCGTACTATCTCGGACAGTCCGTAACTTGGACTAAAGAAATTGAACTAAAAACATGAGCATAACTAAACTCCTCCGTAATGGTTAAACTATAACCACAATATCCCAAACTATGGAATATAACGCAAGAAATCTTTGAGAAATTCTAAACTATAGAATAATCTCTAACAAAAATATTCCAAACCATGGAAAACAACACTTTGAGATATTCTAAACTATAGAATAAATCTCTGACAAAATTAACCCACATGAAACCCACAAACCCTTAAACACCGTTAAACCTCTCTTTAATTCTTGCACTCACCGGCCACGTACCCAAAAACCCACTACCATTCTTAATTAATAAAACCCAACCCTATTAGTTAGAGATCAAGTAAACTTATTTCAAGCTTTTGTTACTTCACGTCATCGTCTTGATCGTCTCCGTCTTCATCATCGTCAACACCACCGATGATGATCATCATCAAAACTTAGAAGTTATAACGACAGAAGCTTTAATCTTGATCCCTAAGAATCGAATACTCTGATACCATGTAGGATTCAGGTTTATTATGGGCTTCCAACTTAAAACCAATTGGCAATTAGTGGCTTGGCCCTAACCCTTTATATATTACTTAATGTCCCTTAGAATTTTCGATGTGGGATATATATCCCTAATACCCCTCCTTGAGATGATGGCTCTTATCGGCCATAAATCTCGGAACTTTAGGACATTTATAATCGGTCGAGCGAGTTTAATTCGACCTTTATACCCGGTCGGAAGGATTAATATTAATTAGGAGTTTAAGATATTTAGGATCTGAGCTCTGATACCATGTTAAAGTAGAATAGAATATATATATTATTGTGTTGTATTTGAGAAGAGAATAAAATATGCGTATATATAGTAGTAACATTAACATAATGTTTACACTAGATAATGATAACTTTCCTAAATATTTAATGTAAATATGCTAGAATATCTTGAGATTAACTTAATCTTCAAGTCTTTCTTTTTTAGTCTTGAAGATCTTCATGGATTTCATAGGCTTCACAGTCTTGGTCCGTAAGATACATATCTTCCGGCCCAACATATCTCTAATATATATCAACTTATTTTAAAACCAATTCCAATATATATTTATATATTATATTCAAATAAAAGTAACAAGATTTAGAAAGTAGAATAAAAATCTCGGGCGTAGCCTGGGCAAACTCCTAGTTTCTTCATAAAATCTACTTATCAAAGTATTGCACATTGATCACATATTCTCAAAGACTTTCACAAATAAAAAACCCCTTAACTAGATCCTTTAATTATTAATTGCATAACCGACAGTTTGCGAAGCTTTTCTTTAGTTCTTCTCTCTGTCTTTCATTATCCACCTCTCAAAATCCAAATTCTCGCTTATCTTTCACAACCTGGAACAGCCCATCACTTTTGCAAAATTTCCGTCGTAATTGGACCAATGGTCGCTATTGCGAACGTAAACCAATCCACCTCATCCTCTACAGCTCTACTTCTCCTTCCTGACATTTGTATGCTTGTAGCAGTACGTGTATGTTTCTTAATGCAAATACAAAAGTGATAATACAAATAACAATAAAAACCAGCACTGGTTAGTCTAGTGGTACTTGAGGGAGTTTCGGTCCCGATACGGATCCGGATTCGATTTCTGCTGGCCACTGGGGGCAAAATTTAAAATCCGGGCTCCCCCAGGGTCCGGTGACCGAGGCGTGGTCCGGCCGAAAACGTAGGCTGCTACGGACCGTCGCCGCTAGTCTGGACCAACTACGGTGGAGGCCAGGATACACCGGGTTATCCAAAAAAAAAAAAAAAAAAAAAAAAATTTTTTTAAAAACAGTAACACAAAGACCAGAATTTCTTGATAATCAAACGTAGACTCTTACGTCCTCACATGGATATAATTTATAAAAATGAATAATCAAAACAAAAAAAACAATGGATAATTGTTATGAGATAAGAATTTAGACGATTATCCATTTACATATTATATTATTACTTCTCTTCCAAGTCACCGACTGATGTCATTGTTTAATATTTTCTAATTGCTATAAATATGTATTTCCTCCTCTTATGTTTGTACGACTGAAGTAAGAAGAAGAAATAAAATTATCACAACTCCTCTCTCTCTTTATGTTACCAAACAAAAGGACATAGAACAATTAACTCTTGTAACTCTTTTCTTACTTTATTTACAACACGTTATCAGCACGAACCTCTGACCAACTGAAGTTTATCAATCCGAATTCTTAAATCAGCCGAGGTAATGTTTAAATTTATGTATTTCAATATACTTAATTTATTTAAATTTTATTA
This genomic interval from Brassica oleracea var. oleracea cultivar TO1000 chromosome C2, BOL, whole genome shotgun sequence contains the following:
- the LOC106326556 gene encoding uncharacterized protein LOC106326556 isoform X2, with the protein product MACKFLCHLIIFAIITFVVQGFCGLDSVTLQQSKSGMVKNKPVWKVTLMNPCRCPLTNLKLSCTGFESVVPVDTLTKTGDVCLLKKDILGTFVFTYVWDTSFELKVISGTIKFKVVNGTITGCT
- the LOC106326556 gene encoding uncharacterized protein LOC106326556 isoform X1, translating into MACKFLCHLIIFAIITFVVQVSGFCGLDSVTLQQSKSGMVKNKPVWKVTLMNPCRCPLTNLKLSCTGFESVVPVDTLTKTGDVCLLKKDILGTFVFTYVWDTSFELKVISGTIKFKVVNGTITGCT